One window of Nostoc sp. C052 genomic DNA carries:
- a CDS encoding IS5 family transposase: protein MYRKEESTPIAVEKFELPFEGKLSEDNRWVMMANLIPWKEFESEYSSLFSPEMGAPAKSFRMALGALIIKEKLGISDRETVEQIKENPYLQYFIGMSSYSNETTFDASMLVHFRERISAELVNKVNQQMVKKMLETTSSQEAEKKTEESGKEGNKPKNRGKLILDATCAPSDISYPTDLELLNQARKQTEKIIDSLYEQIKGQLEKKPRTYREIARRDYLEVAKKRRVSQKERTKAIRKQLQYIKRNFSHIEQLILLGATLENLANRQYKMLLVVTELYRQQLWLYENKKQSIDDRIVSLSQPHIRPIVRGKAGKAVEFGAKLSASCFDGYAFLDHISWDNFNESGDLKTQVESFKNYTGYYPESVHVDKIYRTRENRAWCKERGIRISGSPLGRPQKTISKEKKKQALEDERIRNSIEGKFGQAKRRFSLNRVMAKLSHTSETVIAITFLVMNLSTHLSWLFSAFLCLFLKTTSFFRSNIIRAYDFTIYTQEKLMFVPCLNN from the coding sequence ATGTACCGAAAAGAAGAATCAACTCCAATTGCAGTGGAAAAGTTTGAACTTCCATTTGAGGGAAAGTTATCGGAAGATAATCGTTGGGTAATGATGGCTAATTTAATCCCCTGGAAAGAATTTGAATCAGAATATTCTTCATTGTTTTCTCCAGAGATGGGAGCACCCGCAAAATCATTTCGGATGGCATTAGGGGCATTAATAATCAAAGAAAAGCTAGGGATAAGCGACAGGGAAACAGTAGAACAAATTAAAGAAAACCCTTATTTACAGTATTTTATAGGGATGTCGTCTTATAGTAATGAGACGACATTTGACGCATCAATGCTAGTACATTTTCGTGAAAGAATTAGTGCTGAATTGGTCAACAAAGTAAATCAACAAATGGTGAAGAAGATGCTAGAAACAACATCTTCTCAAGAGGCTGAAAAAAAAACCGAAGAATCAGGAAAAGAAGGTAATAAGCCAAAAAATCGCGGTAAGTTAATATTAGATGCCACTTGTGCGCCCAGTGATATCAGCTATCCGACAGATTTAGAGCTACTAAATCAAGCCAGAAAGCAAACAGAAAAAATTATAGACTCTCTTTATGAACAGATAAAGGGTCAATTAGAGAAAAAGCCGAGAACTTATCGTGAAATCGCCAGACGTGACTACTTAGAAGTAGCTAAAAAACGCCGTGTATCACAGAAAGAAAGAACGAAAGCGATAAGAAAACAACTTCAGTATATTAAAAGAAATTTCTCACATATTGAGCAGTTAATCTTGTTAGGGGCAACTCTAGAAAATTTAGCTAACAGGCAATATAAGATGTTGCTTGTAGTCACAGAACTCTATCGTCAACAATTATGGTTGTATGAAAATAAAAAGCAGAGCATTGATGACCGGATTGTAAGTTTAAGCCAACCACATATCCGTCCAATTGTCCGAGGAAAAGCGGGTAAAGCCGTGGAATTTGGGGCTAAACTGTCTGCTAGTTGCTTTGATGGATATGCATTTTTAGACCATATTAGTTGGGATAACTTTAATGAATCAGGAGATTTGAAAACACAAGTGGAATCATTTAAAAATTACACTGGGTATTATCCAGAGTCCGTTCATGTTGATAAAATTTATCGGACAAGGGAGAATCGAGCTTGGTGCAAAGAACGAGGTATTAGAATTAGTGGTTCTCCTTTAGGTAGACCTCAGAAGACTATTAGTAAGGAAAAAAAGAAGCAAGCTTTAGAAGACGAAAGGATTCGTAATTCTATTGAGGGAAAGTTTGGACAAGCTAAAAGAAGATTCAGCCTGAATAGAGTGATGGCGAAACTTTCTCATACTTCGGAAACTGTAATTGCTATTACTTTTTTAGTGATGAATCTATCTACTCATCTGTCATGGTTATTTAGCGCTTTTTTGTGTCTATTTTTGAAAACTACATCTTTTTTCCGCTCTAATATTATTAGGGCTTATGATTTCACTATTTACACGCAAGAAAAACTTATGTTTGTTCCTTGCTTGAATAACTAA
- a CDS encoding nucleoside-diphosphate sugar epimerase/dehydratase has product MNFLTFTFHSLWQKVASMFLNKLLHLRNRHFFFCDLILFSITPLLALILRLDGALPLKEYISDIGIATILFLTVKLTLFWIFSFYRRYWRYASIEELTYITMLILAVVIIQDLLFYISNYVPYLAMGKLPQSLPFIDGLLTFIFIGGLRFSVRAVERTSHKQTILNPHERVLVVGAGSAGVSLVQEMQINPQLGFYPVAFIDDDPQKFNVNIRGIPVVGDRYYITDVVKYLQIHKVIIAMPSVAGQVIREIVDICQANGIQASTLPGIHEILNSPVRVDSIRDVRIEDLLRREPVQTDIKIVAQFLEGKKVLITGAGGSIGSELCRQICQCRPAEIMLLGHGENSVFNIQQELEKIVKAMKDDGKAQQYTPWISGLIADIRFEKRLNHVFEQFQPHVIFHAAAHKHVPLMELNSPEAITNNVIGTKNLLEIALRYDVPHFVMISTDKAVNPTNVMGASKRVAEMLVLQAARQSGKPYVAVRFGNVLGSRGSVVPTFKKQIAAGGPITVTHPDICRYFMTIPEAVQLVLQAVVLGRSGEVLMLNMGEPVKIVDLAKELIRLSGYEVDKDIKIAFTGLRPGEKLFEELFIEGEEYEPTQHEKLLVVKNASRIIPENINVILEALCKAADKNDGNSIMFLLEQIVPGYRTKYLPNQLPLKVYASK; this is encoded by the coding sequence ATGAACTTTTTGACTTTTACTTTTCACTCCTTATGGCAAAAGGTTGCCAGTATGTTTTTGAACAAATTACTACATCTGAGAAATAGGCATTTTTTCTTTTGCGATCTTATTTTATTTTCAATAACACCTTTGTTAGCTCTGATTTTGCGTTTAGATGGCGCTCTCCCCCTCAAGGAGTACATATCAGATATAGGAATTGCGACAATACTATTTTTAACGGTTAAACTAACTTTATTTTGGATTTTTAGTTTTTATAGGCGTTACTGGCGCTACGCCAGTATTGAAGAGCTTACATATATAACGATGCTGATATTGGCTGTGGTAATTATCCAAGACCTGTTGTTTTATATTTCAAACTATGTACCTTATCTTGCTATGGGTAAACTGCCACAATCGTTACCATTTATTGATGGTTTGCTTACCTTTATTTTTATTGGTGGGCTGCGTTTTAGTGTTCGGGCAGTAGAAAGAACTAGCCATAAACAAACAATTTTGAATCCACACGAGCGGGTATTAGTCGTTGGTGCTGGTAGTGCAGGGGTTTCGTTGGTGCAAGAAATGCAGATAAATCCGCAGTTAGGTTTTTATCCTGTAGCCTTCATTGACGATGATCCGCAGAAATTTAATGTAAACATTCGTGGTATCCCTGTAGTAGGCGATCGCTATTACATAACTGATGTAGTGAAATATCTGCAAATCCACAAAGTAATAATTGCCATGCCAAGTGTTGCAGGGCAAGTCATTCGGGAAATTGTTGATATTTGTCAAGCAAATGGAATTCAGGCTAGTACTCTACCGGGAATACACGAAATCCTCAATAGTCCTGTCCGTGTGGACAGCATTCGCGATGTACGCATTGAGGACTTACTCAGACGCGAACCTGTACAAACAGATATTAAAATAGTTGCCCAATTTCTTGAAGGCAAGAAAGTATTAATTACAGGTGCAGGCGGATCAATTGGTAGCGAGCTTTGTCGTCAAATTTGCCAGTGCCGTCCAGCAGAAATTATGCTATTGGGGCACGGAGAAAACTCCGTCTTCAATATCCAACAGGAGCTAGAAAAAATTGTGAAAGCCATGAAAGACGATGGAAAAGCACAACAATATACTCCTTGGATATCGGGCTTAATCGCTGATATTCGTTTTGAAAAACGGCTAAATCATGTTTTTGAACAATTCCAACCTCATGTAATTTTTCATGCTGCTGCCCACAAGCACGTCCCCCTGATGGAATTAAATTCCCCAGAAGCCATCACTAATAATGTCATTGGGACAAAAAATTTATTGGAAATAGCTCTGCGATACGATGTTCCACATTTTGTGATGATTTCCACAGATAAGGCAGTTAATCCCACCAATGTGATGGGAGCCAGCAAAAGAGTTGCAGAAATGTTAGTATTGCAAGCCGCAAGACAAAGTGGTAAGCCCTATGTTGCCGTGCGTTTTGGTAACGTTTTAGGAAGCCGTGGTAGTGTAGTTCCAACTTTCAAAAAACAAATTGCAGCAGGTGGTCCCATAACTGTTACTCATCCTGATATTTGCCGTTACTTTATGACCATACCGGAAGCGGTGCAACTAGTTTTACAAGCAGTGGTGCTGGGTCGTAGTGGCGAAGTGTTAATGCTAAATATGGGCGAGCCAGTAAAAATTGTTGACTTAGCAAAAGAACTCATTCGTCTTTCAGGATATGAAGTTGATAAAGACATTAAAATTGCCTTTACAGGACTACGACCTGGGGAAAAGTTGTTTGAGGAGTTGTTTATTGAAGGAGAGGAGTACGAACCAACCCAACACGAAAAATTATTAGTTGTGAAAAATGCTAGTCGGATTATTCCTGAAAATATAAATGTTATTTTAGAGGCTTTGTGTAAAGCAGCAGATAAGAATGATGGGAATTCTATTATGTTTTTGCTTGAGCAAATTGTGCCAGGATACAGAACAAAATACTTACCAAATCAACTGCCATTAAAGGTATATGCAAGTAAATAA
- a CDS encoding lipopolysaccharide biosynthesis protein, which translates to MQVNKPLTLRHNFSWTFIGNAVYAACQWGMLVLLAKLGNPEMIGKFTLGLAVTAPVMMFTNLQLRVIQATDAKCQFQFYDYLGLRILSTILALVFIIIIVLGVNYPPNTALIILFVGLAKAVESISDVCNGLLQKSEQMDRIAISSMLRGALALLLAGVCLSLSRSVLSATIGMLIAWIIVLVFYDLGNAVGILQQPFFNTTISSSNWLRIVQPRWHGKTLTQLIQLTLPMGIVMMLISLNTNIPRYFIEHYLGERELGIFAAIAYLMYAGQTVEAALGQSASPRLSQYYTDGKKNAFINLLLKLIGIGVLIGVIGIGIAGVAGKEILKLLYTADYVQYVEIFVWIMVTMMVEYVASFLCYGLIAARHLRVQVPLFITVTSTSAIACFWLVPIYGLKGAAISLLIATVVRAIISGWLMVHAIHKLPTMSSPEVS; encoded by the coding sequence ATGCAAGTAAATAAGCCCTTAACACTACGTCATAACTTCTCCTGGACATTCATTGGTAATGCTGTCTATGCAGCTTGCCAATGGGGGATGTTGGTGTTGCTGGCAAAATTAGGTAATCCAGAAATGATTGGTAAATTTACGTTGGGATTAGCTGTAACAGCACCCGTGATGATGTTTACTAATCTTCAATTACGGGTGATTCAAGCTACAGATGCGAAGTGTCAATTTCAATTTTATGATTATTTAGGACTTCGCATTTTGTCAACGATTTTAGCACTTGTATTCATTATAATTATTGTACTAGGTGTTAATTATCCCCCAAACACAGCACTCATTATCCTGTTTGTAGGGCTTGCAAAAGCAGTGGAATCCATAAGTGATGTCTGCAATGGATTGTTACAAAAATCAGAACAGATGGATCGCATTGCCATTTCATCAATGTTACGGGGTGCCCTAGCATTGTTATTGGCAGGTGTCTGTCTAAGTTTATCGAGGAGTGTCTTGTCGGCAACCATAGGCATGTTGATCGCCTGGATAATCGTCTTAGTATTTTACGATTTGGGTAATGCGGTTGGGATACTGCAACAGCCATTTTTCAACACCACAATCAGTTCATCCAACTGGCTGAGGATTGTGCAACCCCGGTGGCATGGCAAAACATTGACCCAGCTAATTCAACTGACTCTTCCTATGGGAATAGTAATGATGCTGATTTCTCTTAATACCAACATTCCTCGCTACTTTATTGAACACTATCTAGGAGAGCGCGAATTAGGAATTTTTGCTGCGATCGCATACCTTATGTATGCCGGACAAACGGTAGAAGCAGCGCTCGGACAGTCTGCCAGTCCCAGACTTTCACAATATTACACAGATGGTAAAAAAAATGCGTTCATCAATTTACTTCTGAAGCTGATTGGCATTGGTGTACTCATCGGAGTAATCGGGATTGGTATTGCCGGAGTGGCTGGAAAAGAAATTCTTAAGTTGCTCTATACTGCCGACTATGTGCAATATGTAGAGATATTTGTGTGGATCATGGTAACAATGATGGTTGAATATGTTGCTTCCTTCTTGTGTTACGGCTTAATTGCAGCTCGTCACTTACGGGTGCAAGTACCTCTGTTTATTACGGTCACTAGTACATCAGCGATTGCTTGTTTTTGGTTAGTACCTATCTATGGACTTAAAGGAGCCGCAATATCGTTACTTATTGCAACCGTTGTCAGAGCCATCATTAGTGGATGGTTGATGGTACATGCTATACATAAACTACCTACTATGAGTTCTCCAGAGGTTAGTTAA
- a CDS encoding O-antigen ligase, protein MKKASFLPDEITPTSLWATKWLFVGMCFYMISQVYVVPLLAIGPSWSLWPNLSDFACFFMIVAFVLAKRTYLEVSQFNLKLLSILLVAFVGSIISYIFYRLNLGEENTPGIAVGQYQIYRFIQFICIFWITAHVPFSSTRRKILIQINDLIFLLVCLGIILTFFNILPLGALTIHLPQEPTVAGAWSRYQSIGKYGGQGWGTTGYDHSHVAVNVIMLLAMRMHLAQSDNIFVDKLFLLIGVITCFFTESRTGLAAILVFGILYWIKRPQYTTKILFVFLSLAALLLVYLSNVGFNSLHIASSEGSLLERQAGLTSVDADSLSGRDEIWKERIEMITNNPEILFLGSGFGAATDTGKKAHFLLLHITLETGLIGLSIFIYFFAHVFYYLYIYECDAKTIFLATICFFISALGQDTLYFTVTFVHFTGFYLYGVAIVLQNSQLYLARISRTKTTEKTKDRKVLKKRF, encoded by the coding sequence GTGAAAAAAGCCAGTTTTCTGCCTGATGAAATTACACCAACAAGCTTATGGGCAACCAAATGGTTGTTTGTAGGAATGTGTTTTTATATGATTTCTCAAGTCTATGTTGTACCACTCTTAGCAATCGGACCTTCGTGGTCTTTATGGCCAAACCTTTCTGATTTTGCTTGTTTTTTTATGATTGTGGCGTTTGTGTTGGCTAAACGTACTTATCTTGAAGTTTCTCAATTCAACCTAAAGCTTTTATCAATTCTGTTAGTTGCATTTGTAGGTAGCATTATTTCATATATATTTTATCGACTTAATTTAGGAGAAGAAAATACACCCGGAATTGCAGTTGGACAGTATCAAATTTATCGATTTATCCAATTTATTTGTATTTTTTGGATAACAGCCCATGTTCCATTTAGCTCAACTAGACGCAAGATTTTAATACAGATTAACGATCTTATTTTCTTACTAGTTTGCTTAGGAATTATCTTGACTTTTTTTAATATCTTGCCCCTGGGAGCGCTAACTATACACTTACCTCAAGAGCCAACAGTAGCAGGTGCTTGGAGTAGGTATCAAAGTATTGGTAAATATGGCGGACAAGGATGGGGTACAACAGGTTACGACCACTCCCATGTTGCAGTGAATGTAATCATGCTCTTGGCAATGCGGATGCATTTGGCACAGTCAGATAATATTTTTGTTGACAAGCTATTTCTGCTTATAGGAGTAATAACATGTTTCTTTACAGAATCTCGAACTGGTTTAGCAGCAATTTTAGTATTTGGTATACTTTACTGGATAAAAAGACCACAATATACAACAAAGATACTTTTTGTTTTTCTATCTTTAGCAGCACTACTATTGGTATATCTGTCTAATGTAGGTTTTAATTCACTTCATATTGCTTCTAGTGAAGGCTCTCTCTTAGAACGTCAGGCTGGATTAACTAGTGTTGATGCCGATAGTTTGAGTGGAAGGGATGAAATATGGAAAGAACGAATTGAAATGATAACTAATAATCCTGAAATATTATTTTTGGGATCTGGATTTGGTGCTGCGACAGATACTGGCAAAAAAGCCCATTTTCTACTACTGCATATTACCTTAGAGACGGGATTGATTGGATTATCAATTTTTATTTATTTTTTTGCTCATGTTTTTTATTATTTATATATATATGAATGCGATGCCAAGACAATTTTTCTAGCGACAATTTGTTTTTTTATATCTGCTTTGGGTCAAGATACACTTTACTTTACAGTCACCTTCGTCCACTTTACTGGTTTTTATCTCTATGGAGTAGCGATTGTTTTACAAAATTCTCAACTCTATCTTGCCAGAATATCTAGAACCAAAACGACGGAGAAAACTAAAGATCGCAAAGTATTGAAAAAACGCTTTTAA
- a CDS encoding glycosyltransferase family 4 protein, whose product MISRQISLTASIISQSSLCKTVVVILEHRFASTPDGAIWTATTNAYYFWQRYLEVFDQVRVVARVQPVDSVPANWQRVDGDRVSFAAVPYYIGPMQYLLRSRQVKRVVQEAVEPTDAVILRVGSQIASCIEPKLRAVHHPYAVEVVADPYDVFAPGSVRHPLRSFFRWFFPQRLRHQCAGACAAAYVTKQALQARYPCSHYSVGISDVDISEDFLVLTPRRFDQEARTLNLIFVGTLAQLYKAPNILINAVASCVQAGIDLKLTMVGDGKHRKELEAQALALGLGDRVCFRGQLSAGKTVTAALDQADLFVLPSYQEGLPRAMVEAMARALPCIGSTVGGIPELLPPEDMVLPGDVGALANKIREVVTNPERMAQMSARNLEKAKEYRDEVLREQRIEFYLYVREKTEAWINQRL is encoded by the coding sequence ATGATTTCTCGACAAATCTCTCTGACAGCATCAATTATTTCTCAATCATCTCTGTGTAAAACAGTGGTTGTTATCCTTGAACACCGTTTTGCCAGTACACCTGATGGCGCAATCTGGACGGCAACTACCAATGCCTACTATTTTTGGCAGCGCTATCTAGAAGTTTTTGACCAGGTGCGAGTGGTGGCGCGGGTGCAGCCAGTGGATTCAGTACCTGCCAACTGGCAGCGTGTTGATGGCGATCGCGTTTCCTTTGCTGCTGTACCCTACTACATTGGTCCGATGCAATATTTGCTGCGATCGCGCCAGGTAAAGCGTGTTGTACAAGAGGCTGTGGAACCAACAGATGCAGTGATTTTGAGAGTAGGTTCTCAAATTGCCTCTTGTATCGAACCTAAACTGCGTGCTGTGCATCATCCCTATGCGGTAGAAGTGGTTGCCGATCCCTACGATGTCTTTGCTCCTGGCTCCGTTAGACATCCTTTGCGATCATTTTTCCGTTGGTTTTTTCCCCAGCGATTGCGGCATCAGTGCGCTGGGGCTTGTGCAGCGGCCTATGTCACCAAACAAGCTTTACAGGCTAGATACCCTTGTTCTCACTATTCAGTAGGAATATCAGACGTAGATATTTCAGAGGATTTCTTAGTTTTGACTCCCCGTCGATTTGATCAGGAGGCGAGGACTTTAAATCTGATCTTTGTAGGCACCTTAGCTCAACTCTATAAAGCCCCTAACATACTGATCAATGCTGTAGCTAGCTGTGTGCAAGCGGGGATAGACCTGAAATTGACTATGGTTGGTGATGGTAAGCACAGAAAAGAACTAGAGGCACAAGCATTAGCATTGGGCTTAGGGGATCGAGTCTGTTTCCGTGGTCAGTTGTCGGCTGGGAAAACTGTAACCGCGGCGTTGGATCAAGCTGATTTATTTGTTCTACCTTCCTACCAAGAAGGCTTGCCAAGAGCAATGGTAGAGGCGATGGCGCGGGCATTACCATGCATCGGTTCTACAGTAGGTGGCATTCCTGAACTACTACCTCCTGAAGATATGGTATTACCTGGTGATGTGGGTGCTTTAGCCAACAAAATTCGAGAGGTAGTTACTAATCCAGAACGTATGGCTCAGATGTCTGCTCGCAACCTAGAGAAAGCTAAAGAGTACAGAGATGAAGTACTCCGAGAACAGCGAATTGAATTCTATCTTTATGTTCGAGAGAAAACCGAAGCGTGGATCAACCAACGACTATGA
- a CDS encoding glycosyltransferase family 4 protein yields the protein MKRLLIVTTISSTLRAFLLPFAYHFRAQGWQVDAMAQGVSNCNECKQAFDIVWEVEWSRNPLDPKNLLAAPLIIQELMAQEKYDIVHVHTPVAAFVTRYALKDLSKQGKCKVIYTAHGFHFHRGGQLLKNIVFLGLEKLAGLWTDYLVVINRDDESAAKQYHILPSERVRYMPGIGVNLEHYSPQAVAEGEVVRVREELGLSPENPLLLSVAEFIPRKHHRDVIQAFAKLSRPKVHLAFAGRGPLLEEMQLLATDMGVKNQVHFLGRRDDIPTLMRASVATILVSEQEGLPRSVMESLSLEIPVIGTRIRGTQELLEGGSGLLVEVGDIQGIAEAINWVLDHPKDARWIGKSGRERIAAYDLKHILKLHEALYSKVMEEVRDVEQFSNNKFYRTVR from the coding sequence ATGAAACGCCTTTTAATTGTCACTACTATTTCATCAACCCTCCGCGCTTTTCTGCTTCCTTTTGCCTATCATTTTCGTGCTCAAGGTTGGCAAGTGGATGCAATGGCTCAGGGAGTTTCAAATTGTAATGAGTGCAAGCAAGCTTTTGATATTGTCTGGGAAGTGGAATGGTCGCGTAACCCTCTAGATCCCAAGAACTTGCTGGCGGCTCCGTTAATTATTCAAGAGTTAATGGCGCAAGAAAAATACGATATCGTTCACGTACATACGCCAGTAGCAGCTTTTGTGACTCGATACGCCCTCAAGGATTTGAGCAAACAAGGAAAGTGCAAGGTGATATATACTGCACACGGTTTTCACTTTCATCGTGGCGGGCAACTCTTAAAAAATATTGTTTTTCTAGGCTTGGAGAAATTGGCTGGATTGTGGACAGACTACCTAGTTGTGATTAATCGCGACGATGAGTCAGCAGCAAAGCAATACCATATTTTGCCATCCGAACGAGTTCGCTATATGCCTGGAATTGGTGTAAATCTTGAGCATTACAGTCCCCAGGCGGTTGCTGAAGGAGAAGTAGTTCGGGTACGTGAGGAATTGGGATTATCTCCAGAAAATCCGCTATTGCTGTCAGTGGCTGAGTTTATTCCCCGCAAACATCATCGGGATGTGATCCAGGCATTTGCAAAGCTATCTCGACCTAAAGTGCATTTAGCTTTTGCTGGTCGGGGTCCACTTTTGGAAGAAATGCAGCTATTGGCAACAGATATGGGAGTGAAAAATCAAGTTCATTTTTTAGGTAGGCGGGACGATATTCCAACACTGATGCGAGCTTCAGTAGCGACAATACTGGTTTCAGAACAGGAGGGTCTACCTAGAAGTGTCATGGAGTCTTTGTCTTTAGAAATTCCTGTGATCGGCACGAGAATCCGAGGCACTCAGGAATTGTTAGAAGGAGGTAGTGGACTCCTCGTCGAGGTAGGAGATATTCAAGGTATTGCTGAAGCCATCAATTGGGTGTTGGATCATCCTAAAGATGCGCGGTGGATAGGAAAGTCTGGGCGCGAACGCATAGCTGCTTATGACCTAAAGCATATTTTGAAACTACACGAAGCTTTATATAGCAAGGTCATGGAAGAGGTGAGAGACGTTGAGCAATTTTCAAACAACAAATTCTACAGAACTGTGAGGTAA
- a CDS encoding ATP-grasp domain-containing protein yields MRVLITYGWCRIAYVAAESLSCAGFEVYVCDSTRWSMTRVSKFVRGFDLVPDPFKEPQQYVTELSAIVKRRQIDVLLPMHEDGLVIQTYRDCLPVNLLIACPVRNDLRRGLDKYEIIQVAESAGVQVPKTAAPSSLAEVDSLAEQLGFPLIIKTRRGNSGKGVFRVNSVEEANRTYREIMEGFGLLNHQMPILQEYLPGNVYGSCFLAQEGELKACFIERYLRCKEGGFGTSVLREPCDSPLLLEYTQRMAAALNWTGIGHFDFLADTQISSAYLIEMNPRFWGALNLAVQNGYDFPRALITMLTTGTPDSKSFLPSLQPVSSLWIVGEIIASVAEFRSGKKLAPLASLGRIIFPGRHCKYDDFRWHDPLPLLMEFVYYGNSFLASGGNINPTVLEMLQ; encoded by the coding sequence ATGCGAGTTCTAATAACCTATGGATGGTGCCGCATCGCGTATGTGGCAGCAGAAAGCCTTAGCTGTGCTGGTTTTGAAGTCTATGTATGTGACTCTACACGTTGGAGCATGACCCGCGTTTCTAAGTTTGTTCGCGGTTTTGATTTAGTTCCAGATCCATTCAAAGAGCCGCAGCAATATGTGACTGAGTTATCTGCGATTGTGAAACGACGACAGATAGATGTTTTGCTACCAATGCATGAGGATGGCTTGGTAATCCAAACTTATCGCGATTGCTTACCTGTGAATTTGCTGATTGCCTGTCCTGTTCGCAATGACTTGAGACGGGGATTAGACAAATATGAAATTATTCAAGTTGCTGAATCAGCTGGAGTGCAGGTTCCCAAGACAGCTGCTCCTTCAAGTTTGGCAGAAGTAGACTCATTAGCAGAGCAGCTAGGATTCCCTCTGATTATCAAGACACGGCGCGGTAACAGTGGCAAAGGTGTTTTTCGCGTCAATTCCGTAGAAGAAGCTAATCGGACATATCGTGAAATTATGGAAGGCTTTGGTTTATTAAACCACCAAATGCCAATTCTTCAAGAATATTTGCCAGGAAATGTTTATGGAAGTTGCTTTCTTGCCCAAGAAGGCGAACTGAAAGCCTGTTTTATCGAACGCTATTTACGTTGTAAAGAAGGAGGATTTGGTACGAGTGTGTTGCGCGAACCTTGCGACTCTCCGTTGTTATTGGAGTATACGCAAAGGATGGCAGCAGCACTGAACTGGACTGGTATTGGACATTTTGACTTTCTTGCTGATACTCAAATTTCCTCTGCCTATTTGATCGAGATGAATCCTCGTTTTTGGGGAGCGCTGAATTTAGCTGTTCAAAATGGCTATGATTTTCCGCGAGCGCTGATAACTATGCTGACTACAGGCACGCCAGATTCAAAGTCCTTTTTACCATCATTGCAACCTGTAAGTAGTCTCTGGATTGTTGGCGAGATCATTGCATCTGTAGCTGAGTTTCGCAGCGGAAAAAAGTTGGCTCCACTTGCTTCTCTTGGACGAATAATCTTTCCTGGTCGCCATTGTAAATACGATGATTTTCGGTGGCACGATCCTCTGCCTTTACTAATGGAATTTGTCTACTACGGTAATTCTTTCTTGGCTTCTGGTGGAAACATTAATCCAACAGTGCTAGAAATGCTGCAATAA
- a CDS encoding sugar transferase translates to MKSIVVNSNFSSMYLQFGKRIFDFIVASVCLVILLPIIGITAISILLTSGLPILFTQERVGRKGKIFKIKKFRTMYVRKVKDSSITVAGDQRITPIGRYLRRWKLDELPQLWNVLVGEMSLVGPRPDVSGYADKLQGDAQHLLLLRPGITGPATLAYKNEEEILAKVNDPVLYNNEIIYPDKVRINLEYMKHCSLLQDLYYCFKTIYS, encoded by the coding sequence GTGAAAAGCATTGTCGTAAATAGTAATTTTAGTTCTATGTACCTTCAATTTGGAAAGCGAATTTTTGACTTCATAGTAGCTTCTGTATGTCTAGTAATTCTATTACCAATTATAGGGATTACCGCTATAAGTATATTGCTAACATCTGGTCTTCCTATACTTTTCACTCAGGAGAGAGTCGGTAGGAAGGGAAAAATTTTTAAAATCAAAAAGTTTAGGACAATGTATGTGCGTAAAGTAAAAGATAGTTCAATTACAGTTGCGGGAGATCAACGAATTACACCTATTGGTCGTTATTTGCGACGATGGAAGTTAGACGAACTGCCGCAACTCTGGAATGTACTGGTTGGTGAAATGAGCTTAGTTGGTCCCAGACCTGATGTTTCAGGCTATGCAGACAAATTACAAGGTGATGCTCAACACTTACTCCTACTAAGACCTGGTATTACTGGACCTGCTACGCTCGCTTACAAAAATGAGGAAGAGATACTGGCAAAGGTTAATGATCCAGTTTTATACAACAATGAAATAATTTATCCAGATAAAGTGCGAATAAATTTGGAGTATATGAAACATTGTTCTTTATTGCAAGATTTATACTATTGCTTTAAAACAATTTATAGCTAA